The Desulfovibrio sp. genome has a window encoding:
- the galE gene encoding UDP-glucose 4-epimerase GalE, which yields MKGNILVTGGAGYIGSHTCKALKQAGYQPITFDNMVYGHEWAVKWGPLIKGDILDGEMLDTVFKKYEPQAVLHFAAFAYVGESVADPEKYYRNNVMGTLSLLSAMRRAKCKNIVFSSTCATYGVPNELPLREDHPQKPINPYGWTKLMMEQTLSDFDTAYGVRYAALRYFNAAGADPDCEIGEEHDPETHLIPLVIKATQGRRGHVEIFGTDYDTPDGTCIRDYIHVADLAVAHIQALEYLQSKDQSLVVNLGTGNGQTVREVIRAVEKVSGKVTPVKEGPRRPGDPPGLYAYADKAYKLLGWKPQYGDIETIVGTAWKWHEKNK from the coding sequence ATGAAAGGCAATATCCTGGTGACGGGCGGAGCGGGCTACATAGGCTCGCACACCTGCAAGGCCCTGAAGCAGGCCGGGTATCAGCCCATCACGTTCGACAATATGGTCTACGGCCACGAATGGGCCGTGAAATGGGGGCCGCTCATTAAGGGCGACATCCTGGACGGCGAGATGCTGGACACGGTGTTCAAGAAGTACGAGCCCCAGGCCGTGCTGCATTTTGCAGCCTTCGCCTATGTGGGTGAATCCGTGGCCGACCCCGAGAAGTACTATCGCAACAACGTCATGGGCACGCTCTCGCTGCTTTCGGCCATGCGCCGGGCCAAGTGCAAGAACATCGTGTTTTCCAGCACCTGCGCCACCTACGGCGTGCCGAACGAGTTGCCGCTTCGCGAGGACCATCCGCAGAAGCCCATCAACCCCTACGGCTGGACCAAGCTCATGATGGAGCAGACCTTGAGCGATTTCGATACGGCCTACGGGGTCCGCTACGCCGCGCTCCGGTACTTCAACGCGGCCGGGGCCGACCCGGACTGCGAGATCGGCGAGGAGCACGATCCCGAGACGCACCTGATCCCGCTGGTCATCAAGGCCACCCAGGGCAGACGCGGGCATGTGGAGATCTTCGGAACCGATTACGACACCCCGGACGGCACCTGCATCCGGGATTATATCCACGTGGCCGACTTGGCCGTGGCCCACATTCAGGCCCTGGAATACCTGCAGAGCAAGGACCAGAGCCTGGTGGTGAACCTGGGTACCGGCAACGGCCAGACCGTGCGCGAGGTGATCCGCGCGGTGGAAAAGGTTTCCGGCAAGGTGACGCCGGTGAAGGAAGGCCCGCGCCGCCCTGGCGACCCGCCGGGCCTCTACGCCTATGCGGACAAGGCCTACAAACTGCTCGGCTGGAAGCCGCAGTACGGAGACATCGAGACCATCGTGGGCACGGCCTGGAAATGGCACGAGAAGAATAAATAG
- a CDS encoding late competence development ComFB family protein, whose product MKEEKLLVNGVDLTKIRNKNEVRVCRLLQKTLDEDKEFTPDPLDIQDIYALTLNLLPSRYRQLGSIVLSEPVKDAHIESAIRRAMRTVRERPNR is encoded by the coding sequence ATGAAGGAAGAAAAGCTTCTCGTGAACGGAGTGGACCTGACCAAAATCCGCAACAAGAACGAGGTCCGAGTTTGCAGACTTTTGCAAAAAACGCTGGATGAGGACAAGGAGTTCACGCCTGATCCGCTCGACATACAAGACATTTACGCCCTTACCCTCAACCTGCTTCCTTCACGTTATCGCCAACTGGGGTCCATTGTGCTTTCAGAGCCCGTGAAGGACGCCCACATAGAGTCCGCCATCCGCCGGGCAATGCGCACTGTTCGCGAACGGCCTAATCGGTAA